The genomic stretch TTCAGAAAACTTGTTAAGATGTAAAACAGTTACAACATTTTCTTTCGTACAGCGTCAATTCTGATTATTCCAACTTTCTTTTTTGGTCCAATCAGTCTAGCTTCAAATATCGGAACGTAAACTTCTGTGATTTCACGCATTATAAATTCGTCATTTAGAGCACGCACGTCTACTTCCATAGGTTTTTTGAGATGAGATTGAAGTTTTTCGATTGCAGCTTCATATGTTAATTCAGGTTTTTTTACATCAGGCATTTGGTTCCCTAGTAGCCTTTTAGGATAATTTTCAATGGTTTTTGAATTAATCTTAAAAGGGAAATTTATTGCTCTTCCATGATGATCAAATACAAGTTCATCTTCTTCTTCGACAAAAACATGTTCTTCAAGTTTTAGATCAACTTTGTTTTTACCTCGTTTTCCAACAAATGCCTTTTCAAGAGTGGATTTTGAACGTACAGGAAAAACACCGTCACCCAAAACTACCTCATGAACATTAGAATCAACAGAAATTGTATGATTTGCTTTTCTAAAATAATCAGCAACATATTTTCCAGACACCATCAATATGCATTCATAGTATAATTTTAGAGAATGAACATGAACTTCTTCCTTTTTGGGTCTAGATAATAAAGACTTGAAGGGAGATGTCTTTTTTTGTTCTATAATTTCTGAGGCATCAGATTCTTCGATATTTTTTTTCAAAACAATTGTTTTTACATCATAATTGGATTTGGACAATATACAGCAAAGTATACACTTGTAACTATTAAACCAATTCTACTAGGAAATAAATAATAGAAATTAGAGTTTAATGCATGGCAACAAAAAAGAAAACAGGGTATATTGAGAGATTTTTAAAAAAAGCAGACAAAGCAATTGATGATGGAATTAAAAGAGCAGATGAAGCACTGGAAGATGCAGTAGAGTTTGGGGAAATGGCAGCATCTCAAGCAAAAAAAGCCAGTGATCAATTAACCAAAAAAGCACTAAAAGAAAAAGAAGAAATCAAGACAAAAGGAATTAAAAAAATTAATGAAGGAA from Nitrosopumilus sp. encodes the following:
- a CDS encoding SHOCT domain-containing protein, with product MATKKKTGYIERFLKKADKAIDDGIKRADEALEDAVEFGEMAASQAKKASDQLTKKALKEKEEIKTKGIKKINEGISAAKNATSKTEEDLATLEKLGKLRKAGVLTEKEFQEKKKKILSRI